From a single Cryptococcus deuterogattii R265 chromosome 5, complete sequence genomic region:
- a CDS encoding glycerol transporter has protein sequence MSNGNEQLTNRARNRQTEISKMQPPEASIPPPITPQHGIKKGKLFVTDFTLTIPGSNARNMAGQEPGPSKWRTLEFRLYILAFILVVPMLIWVPMKVSLSSHPNYYRFAHKLSPGWLFGRPVDDSDIQYRSFRSNLLPLVVLSCAYLVTSSLQARLAPSPSSRARFIALFSAFMITLLHGTSAIKIIALLALNYHVSKFPTTPLIRKLWPCLIISGNMMILFFNERWEGYKFESLHAELGVLDTYSGLLPRWHVSFNITMMRLVSFGLDYFWRESSDNTSPPTEYRKRVQTSAAEQDYSFINFMAYCLYPPLYIAGPIMTFNDFLWQLRSPTSISVREKLNYAVRFLFCILTMESVLHTMYVVAIKDTAAWEGDSPAELSMIGFWNLVIVWLKLLIPWRFFRLWALLDGVDPPENMIRCVANNYSALGFWRSWHRSFNLWVVRYIYVPVGGSKNVIPATLLVFTFVALWHDLSFKLLAWGWLVSLFLVPEILARKLFAADKYGTHPLYRHVCAVGAVANILLMMTANLVGFVLGLEGTKHLLHELTSTISGWCFMLFASSCLFIAAQVMFEYREEEKRRGIDRRC, from the exons ATGAGCAACGGTAATGAGCAGTTAACAAATCGTGCACGC AATAGACAGACAGAAATAAGCAAAATGCAACCTCCAGAGGCCTCCATACCACCCCCTATAACTCCTCAACATGGCAtaaagaagggaaagttGTTCGTCACTGACTTTACCCTTACGATACCCGGCTCAAATGCTCGAAACATGGCTGGACAGGAGCCAGGACCTTCGAAATGGCGTACGCTGGAGTTTCGATTGTATATATTAGCATTTATATTGGTGGTACCAATGTTAATATGGGTTCCTATGAAAGTCAGCTTGT CCAGCCATCCCAACTACTATAGATTTGCCCACAAGCTGTCACCAGGTTGGCTCTTTGGAAGACCTGTT GATGACAGTGACATCCAGTACCGATCCTTCCGAAgcaaccttcttccccttgtCGTCCTTTCCTGCGCTTACCTTGttacttcttctcttcaagccCGCTTAGctccatccccttcctccaggGCCAGATTCATTGCTCTGTTCTCTGCCTTCATGATAACACTCCTCCACGGAACTTCAGCTATCAAAATTATCGCTCTGCTAGCCCTCAACTACCACGTCTCAAAATTTCCCACCACTCCTTTAATCCGCAAACTTTGGCCCTGTTTAATAATCTCCGGAAACATGATGATTCTTTTCTTTAACGAGCGATGGGAAGGATACAAGTTTGAAAGTTTGCATGCGGAGCTGGGCGTACTG GACACTTATAGCGGACTTTTACCCAGATGGCATGTCAGTTTCAACATTACAATGATGAGATTGGTTTCTTTTGGCCTAGACTATTTCTGGAGGGAATCGTCTGATAACACATCT CCCCCAACAGAGTACCGCAAGCGTGTTCAGACATCTGCCGCCGAACAAGATTATTCATTCATCAATTTCATGGCATACTGCTTGTACCCACCGTTGTATATTGCCGGCCCAATCATGACGTTCAATGATTTTTTATGGCAG CTTCGCTCCCCGACGTCAATTAGCGTACGAGAAAAGCTCAATTATGCTGTCCGCTTTCTGTTTTGCATCCTTACCATGGAGTCAGTACTCCATACAATGTACGTCGTGGCAATCAAAGACACAGCGGCCTGGGAGGGAGATTCGCCCGCCGAGTTGAGCATGATAGGATTCTGGAATTTGGTGATAGTATGGTTGAAA CTGCTCATTCCGTGGAGATTCTTCCGTCTTTGGGCTCTACTTGATGGTGTCGATCCCCCTGAGAACATGATCCGCTGTGTCGCGAACAACTATTCAGCTTTGGGTTTCTGGCGTAGTTGGCATCGGAGCTTCAACCTCTGGGTTGTTAG ATATATTTACGTACCTGTGGGAGGATCGAAAAACGTCATCCCAGCCACATTACTCGTCTTTACTTTTGTAGCTCTTTGGCATGATCTGTCATTCAAACTGCTTGCGTGGGGATGGCTGGTCAGCTTATTCCTTGTTCCTGAAATATTGGCGAGAAAGCTATTCGCTGCAGACAAG TATGGAACGCATCCTCTGTATCGTCATGTCTGCGCCGTAGGCGCCGTGGCCAACATTCTACTTATGATGACAGCCAACCTTGTTGGTTTTGTTTTAGGTCTCGAGGGGACAAAGCACCTTTTGCACGAACTTACATCAACAATATCAG GATGGTGTTTCATGTTGTTTGCGAGCTCATGTTTGTTTATCGCCGCGCAAGTCATGTTTGAATAtcgggaggaggaaaaacgTAGAGGAATAGACCGGCGATGTTGA
- a CDS encoding splicing factor U2AF 65 kDa subunit, whose amino-acid sequence MDAGYDALEEAASSYAKNRDRADDTRSHKSHRDRDYEREDRDPERRHRRDDKDDRYRDRERDRDAYRGDRGDREHGRERDYRPRDRERERDRGYEARDRYDRFERDGRGAGGFEERPPRRRRRDEEEFTLAAEPMHGHRDRRPRYDEPPEFAEPMRGNWSPPRRRRDDGFRGGRGDRDGGRRGGGGGGGGGGGRFYEDRRSPTPDGTLSLEERKERLSRSLWDTAPVQFQGVSALEAKTTGLFTYGPGRVPPPAHLGIPATFVAGAFPPSNPVRQNNRLYIGGIKEDMQEKQIQDFFNNLMKEKGMADGKEDPVKQCQINNDRNFAFIELHTPEQATAALELDGVALDGASLRVRRPKDYAGIDPLLQTFNGVVAPSVADSPNKLFIGGIPTYLNDEQVMELLKSFGELKSFNLVKESAGVSKGFAFAEYLDPEVTDMAIQGLHNFALGDRNLVVQRAAVGRNTGVNAPIPGSAAYLSQAIPHLMQNNADAPTSRVMLLLNMVTPEELYNDDDYNDIIEDINDECSKYGEIEGVRIPRPVPKSKKWESTEAAAATAERNKRTDDEAGVGRVYVMYKDVESTKKAMNAIGGRQFGGRTILVANVPEEEFLGPAPPPPPPEDAPAPAESDAPPPPPPADLDAAADAALKDIMSGI is encoded by the exons ATGGACGCAGGATACG ATGCCCTCGAGGAGGCTGCCTCTTCCTACGCTAAAAACAGAGACCGCGCCGACGACA CTCGTAGCCACAAGAGCCACCGAGACAGAGATTACGAACGCGAAGACCGAGACCCAGAACGTAGACATCGTCGAGATGATAAGGACGACCGCTACCGCGACCGCGAGAGAGATCGAGACGCTTACAGGGGCGACAGAGGAGATCGTGAacatggaagagaaagggattACCGACCTCGAGACCGTGAGCGGGAGAGGGATAGAGGTTATGAAGCGCGAGACCGATACGACCGATTCGAACGTGATGGTCGAGGAGCGGGCGGTTTTGAAGAACGACCACCTCGTCGTCGACGAagggacgaagaagaatttACACTCGCTGCTGAGCCTATGCACGGACATCGTGACAGAAGGCCGAGGTATGATGAACCTCCCGAGTTTGCGGAGCCCATGAGAGGGAACTGGTCTCCCCCtagaaggaggagggatgatGGATTCCGTGGCGGAAGGGGAGATAGGGATGGAGGCAGAcgaggcggcggcggcggtggtggtggtggtggtggacgaTTCTACGAGGACAGAAGGAGTCCAACACCGGACGGAACTTTGTCCcttgaggagaggaaggagaggttgAGTAGGTCACTTTGGGATACTGCTCCTGTACAGTTTCAGGGTGTCAGCGCCCTCGAAGCCAAGACGACTG GTTTGTTCACCTATGGTCCCGGTCGagttcctcctcctgcccATCTCGGTATCCCCGCCACCTTTGTCGCCGGTGCCTTCCCTCCTAGTAATCCTGTTCGACAGAACAACCGTTTGTACATTGGTGGTATTAAGGAGGACATGCAAGAGAAGCAAATTCAGGATTTCTTCAACAACCtcatgaaggagaagggtatgGCTGATGGCAAGGAGGATCCCGTCAAGCAATGTCAAATCAACAACGACAGGAATTTCGCTTTCATCGAG TTGCACACTCCTGAACAAGCTACTGCTGCACTTGAACTTGACGGTGTTGCTCTTGATGGCGCTTCTCTTCGAGTCCGCCGACCCAAGGACTATGCCGGTATCGATCCGCTTTTGCAAACCTTTAATGGTGTCGTTGCTCCCAGTGTTGCGGACTCACCAAACAAGCTTTTCATTGGTGGTATCCCTACTTACCTCAATGACGAGCAAGTCATggagttgttgaagagtttTGGAGAGCTCAAGAGTTTCAACTTGGTCAAGGAGAGCGCTGGTGTATCCAAG GGATTCGCCTTTGCCGAGTACCTTGATCCTGAGGTTACGGACATGGCCATCCAAGGCCTCCACAACTTTGCGCTTGGTGACCGTAATCTCGTCGTTCAGCGTGCGGCTGTCGGTCGTAACACTGGTGTGAACGCGCCCATACCTGGATCTGCTGCTTACCTTAGTCAAGCCA TCCCCCATCTCATGCAAAACAATGCCGATGCCCCCACTTCTCGTGTCATGCTGTTGCTCAACATGGTTACTCCCGAAGAGCTCTACAATGACGACGATTACAACGATATCATCGAAGATATCAATGATGAGTGCAGCAAGTATGGTGAAATTGAGGGTGTCCGTATTCCCAGACCCGTACCCAAGTCCAAGAAGTGGGAGTCTACCGAGGCGGCTGCGGCGACAGCGGAGAGGAATAAGAGGACAGATGACGAAGCAGGTGTTGGGAGGGTGTATGTAATGTACAAGGATGTGGAGAGTacgaagaaggcgatgaaCGCTATTGGTGGAAGACAGTTTGGGGGAAGAACGATTTTGGTTGCCAACGTGCCAGAG GAAGAGTTCTTGGGTCCAGCTCCACCTCCCCCACCTCCTGAAGATGCCCCTGCCCCTGCGGAAAGTGATGCTCCCCCTCCGCCGCCTCCTGCCGACTTGGACGCTGCCGCAGATGCTGCTCTTAAAGATATTATGTCTGGGATTTAA
- a CDS encoding heme oxygenase 2 — MQTAVSDKELHINRDSPTPLDTPSFRPNTPPVEQPPQSSAKITEPGVDGLPELDLRKPISLLLKLGTKRAHVKAEHSAGAAALVQGDLGLEEYIRWLAALWRIYNALELGLQENFTNPVLAPTYDPALLARAAPLAADINYLLTLLPKDKVAVETNVSFKEPATPLPPFPLPSFIAPLFDDPPKPLANYLSHVRTLSASHVTAPGLLAHAYVRYLGDLSGGQFIGARVKKSFDLPGDDGTRFYQFDFQKGGNAQGEETRAETKKRLAEVKDWYRRGMDEAVGEDQRLKADLVEEANLAFALNTDLFSIIHVPAKDSKKPESGAVAAEDRPQTRAELLTQSAWFLAAAIFGVILNIYGGPLLSKLFA, encoded by the exons ATGCAGACCGCCGTATCTGATAAGGAG TTGCACATCAATCGCGACTCTCCCACCCCCCTTGACACCCCCTCGTTCCGGCCCAACACACCACCCGTTGAGCAACCCCCTCAATCCTCCGCTAAGATCACCGAGCCTGGCGTTGATGGTCTTCCTGAATTGGATCTGAGGAAGcccatctctcttctaCTTAAGCTCGGTACCAAGAGGGCCCACGTCAAGGCTGAGCACTCTGCTGGTGCCGCAGCTTTGGTTCAAGGTGACTTGGGCTTGGAGGAGTATATCAGATGGCTTGCTGCTCTTTGGAGGATTTACAA CGCCCTTGAACTCGGCCTACAAGAGAACTTTACAAATCCTGTCCTCGCTCCCACTTATGACCCTGCTCTTCTCGCCCGTGCCGCCCCTCTCGCGGCCGATATTAACTACCTTCTCACCCTCTTGCCCAAGGACAAGGTTGCCGTAGAGACCAATGTCTCTTTCAAGGAGCCTGCCACTCCGCTCCCTCcattccctcttccctccttcattgCGCCCTTATTCGACGACCCGCCCAAGCCTTTGGCAAATTACCTCAGCCACGTTCGAACACTGTCCGCTTCTCACGTCACTGCTCCAGGCCTTCTTGCTCACGCCTATGTGCGATACCTCGGTGATCTTTCCGGAGGACAATTTATCGGTGCGCGAGTAAAGAAATCTTTCGACCTTCCAGGCGACGATGGGACCAGGTTCTACCAGTTTGACTTCCAGAAGGGAGGCAATGCGCAAGGCGAAGAGACCAGAGCCgagacaaagaagaggctggCCGAGGTCAAGGATTGGTACAGACGAGGTATGGATGAGGCTGTGGGCGAGGACCAGAGGCTTAAGG CTGACCTCGTCGAAGAGGCCAACCTTGCTTTTGCCCTCAATACTgatcttttctccatcattcACGTGCCCGCCAAGGACAGCAAGAAGCCTGAATCTGGCGCTGTTGCTGCCGAAGACAGACCACAGACCCGCGCAGAGCTCCTCACGCAATCGGCTTGGTTCCTTGCAGCTGCCATCTTTGGCGTAATTTTGAACATTTACGGCGGACCCCTTCTCTCGAAGTTGTTCGCTTAG
- a CDS encoding ATP-dependent RNA helicase DBP2-A has protein sequence MSYGGGYGGGGYGGGYGGGGGGGYGGGGGYGGGYGGGGYGGGFGGDRMGNLGQGLQNIDWQNQSLAKFEKNFYVQDPRVTARSDAEVEAFRAEKEMKIQGKNVPRPITTFEEAGFPDYIMSEIRRMGFTAPSSIQCQAWPMALSGRDVVAIAETGSGKTISFCLPAMVHINAQPLLAPGDGPIVLILAPTRELAVQIQTEATKFGQSSRIRNTAIYGGAPKGPQIRDLQRGVEICVATPGRLIDMLETGKTNLKRVTYLVMDEADRMLDMGFEPQIRKIVSQIRPDRQTLLFSATWPKEVQRLAMDFLHDFIQVNIGSLDLTANHNVAQHVEVCTDFDKRSKLLGHLEKISQENGKVLIFVATKRVADDLTKFLRMDGWPALAIHGDKQQAERDWVLAEFKSGRSPIMLATDVASRGLDVRDIGYVINYDFPNNCEDYIHRIGRTGRAGRKGTSYTYFTMDNSKSARELVQILRESKAVIPPELEEMAMYGGRGGGGRGRGGRGGGRGGYGGGGRGGYSSGANSYGGGGGGGGGYSSRW, from the exons ATG TCTTACGGTGGCGGCtacggtggtggtggttaCGGTGGTGGCTAtggcggcggtggtggtggtggctacggtggtggcggcggcTATG GCGGTGGCtatggtggtggtggttaCGGTGGCGGTTTCG GTGGTGACCGAATGGGCAACCTTGGGCAGGGTTTGCAAAACATTGACTGGCAAAACCAGTCTCTTGCCAAATTTGAGAAAAA CTTCTACGTCCAGGACCCCCGAGTCACTGCTCGTTCTGACGCTGAGGTCGAAGCTTTCCGTgccgagaaggaaatgaag ATTCAAGGCAAGAACGTTCCTCGACCGATCACTACCTTTGAGGAGGCCGGCTTCCCCGACTACATCATGTCCGAGATCCGACGAATGGGTTTCactgctccttcttctatCCAGTGCCAGGCTTGGCCTATGGCTTTGTCCGGTCGTGACGTTGTCGCCATTGCCGAGACTGGTTCTGGTAAgaccatctctttctgtCTTCCCGCCATGGTCCACATCAATGCCCAACCCCTCCTCGCCCCCGGTGACGGCCCTATCGTTCTTATCCTTGCTCCTACCCGAGAGCTTGCTGTTCAGATTCAGACTGAAGCTACCAAGTTTGGTCAGTCTTCCCGAATTAGGAACACTGCCATTTACGGTGGTGCTCCCAAGGGCCCTCAAATCCGAGACCTCCAGCGAGGTGTCGAGATCTGTGTCGCCACTCCTGGTCGATTGATCGACATGCTCGAGACCGGAAAGACCAACCTTAAGCGCGTTACTTATCTCGTTATGGACGAAGCCGACCGAATGCTCGACATGGGTTTCGAGCCTCAGATTCGAAAGATTGTTTCTCAGATCCGACCTGACCGACAGACCCTTTTGTTCTCTGCCACTTGGCCTAAGGAGGTCCAGCGTCTCGCCATGGACTTCCTCCACGACTTTATCCAGGTTAACATTGGTTCTCTTGACCTTACTGCCAACCACAATGTTGCCCAGCACGTCGAAGTCTGCACTGACTTTGACAAGCGAAGCAAGCTTCTCGGCCACTTGGAAAAGATCTCTCAGGAGAACGGCAAGGTCCTTATCTTCGTTGCTACCAAGAGAGTCGCCGATGACTTGACCAAGTTCTTGAGGATGGACGGCTGGCCTGCCCTTGCTATCCACGGTGACAA GCAACAAGCTGAGCGTGACTGGGTTCTTGCCGAGTTCAAGTCTGGCCGAAGTCCTATCATGCTTGCCACTGACGTTGCTTCTCGAGGTCTCG ATGTCCGAGACATTGGTTACGTTATCAACTA TGACTTCCCCAACAACTGTGAAGATTACATTCACCGAATCGGCCGAACTGGTCGTGCTGGTCGAAAGGGTACTTCGTACACTTACTTCACTATGGACAACTCCAAATCTGCTCGTGAACTCGTCCAGATTTTGAGGGAGTCCAAGGCTGTCAT CCCCCCTgagcttgaggagatggcCATGTACGGCGGtcgaggtggtggtggtcgtGGTCGTGGTGGCCGTGGTGGTGGTCGAGGTGGTTACGGCGGTGGTGGCCGAGGCGGCTACAGCTCTGGCGCCAACTCTtacggcggcggcggcggcggcggtggtggcTATTCTAGCAGGTGGTAA